Proteins co-encoded in one Aspergillus flavus chromosome 2, complete sequence genomic window:
- a CDS encoding cystathionine beta-lyase (unnamed protein product): protein MRSISPHMLPVGEPNPPNEKHSVSVSLPTWESVAAWGRREQWLLDSMHTCYPRFSMHPSVRKLMDAVCARLRTPEDLSCLIFPSADATARCTARLSAEHPDETCHTVKFQSHQPADEEALRWAAFFVVLFPQACLSTAMHFWKVFGDGIAGRHAEYCLAALPSMDSYAKDTVFESSAPCRDHPTWDLQWVNSAAAEKESIRSLIARLVSSDQPGYRPVSSHDVFLYPKGMCAIAAVARALVPHSAELSEAVIYGWPYAETPLCVKESDYKRSTLLSAGSKQELDELESSLAAGRRIQVLFCEVPSNPQLRTPDLPRIHALAAQYNFIVAVDDTLGTFVNIDVLPYVDVIMTSLTKIFSGMCNVMGGSVVVNPQSSHYTTIHSALTALYEDTYFPLEAMVMSQNASDFEERVKQCSASALTIANLLAKHPSVAQLYYPSLVPSRQFYDQVRRKNGGYGYLLSIVFHKPETAMRFYDVLDLCKGPSVGTNFSLAIPYSLLAHFREQDWAESEGGIDRHMVRISVGLEREEDLIARIQDALTAATADY, encoded by the exons ATGAGGTCTATCTCGCCGCACATGCTCCCAGTGGGAGAGCCCAACCCACCCAACGAGAAGCAT TCTGTAAGCGTGTCTCTGCCGACGTGGGAGTCTGTCGCTGCTTGGGGCCGTCGAGAGCAATGGCTGTTGGACTCAATGCATACCTGCTATCCACG ATTTAGCATGCATCCATCCGTACGCAAATTGATGGATGCTGTATGTGCTCGACTGCGCACCCCCGAGGATTTGAGCTGTCTGATCTTTCCCTCGGCCGATGCCACCGCCAGGTGTACAGCCCGACTATCAGCTGAACATCCCGACGAAACATGTCACACCGTCAAATTTCAATCACACCAACCAGCAGACGAGGAAGCTCTGCGATGGGCCGCTTTCTTTGTCGTCCTGTTTCCACAGGCATGTCTCTCCACCGCCATGCATTTCTGGAAAGTGTTTGGGGACGGAATCGCCGGTCGTCATGCGGAGTATTGCCTCGCGGCGCTTCCCTCAATGGATTCTTACGCAAAGGACACGGTCTTTGAATCTTCAGCCCCCTGCAGGGATCATCCCACGTGGGATCTGCAATGGGTCAACTCGGCTGCGGCCGAAAAGGAATCTATCCGAAGCTTGATTGCACGTTTGGTCAGTTCCGACCAGCCGGGCTATCGCCCTGTCAGCAGTCACGACGTCTTTCTCTACCCTAAGGGAATGTGTGCCATTGCAGCAGTGGCTAGGGCCTTGGTACCTCATTCTGCAGAACTCTCTGAGGCGGTGATCTACGG ATGGCCATACGCCGAAACTCCGCTCTGTGTCAAAGAGAGCGATTACAAACGATCTACTCTGCTCAGCGCTGGAAGTAAACAGGAACTTGATGAGTTGGAGTCCTCCCTTGCCGCCGGTCGTCGCATTCAAGTTTTGTTCTGCGAGGTTCCCTCCAATCCACAACTGCGGACCCCTGATCTGCCACGCATTCATGCCCTGGCTGCACAATATAATTTCATTGTGGCGGTCGACGACACGCTGGGCACTTTCGTTAACATCGATGTCTTACCCTACGTCGATGTGATCATGACTAGCTTAACGAAGATCTTTAGCGGCATGTGTAATGTGATGGGGGGAAG CGTCGTTGTGAATCCCCAGTCGTCCCACTATACCACGATTCACTCAGCTCTCACAGCTCTTTACGAGGATACGTATTTTCCTCTCGAAGCCATGGTTATGTCCCAGAATGCCTCCGACTTTGAAGAGCGAGTCAAGCAATGCAGTGCCAGCGCCCTGACCATCGCCAACTTACTCGCGAAACATCCTTCGGTGGCCCAACTGTACTATCCTAGCTTAGTACCCTCACGACAATTTTACGATCAGGTGCGACGCAAAAATGGTGGCTACGGGTATTTACTTAGTATTGTTTTCCACAAGCCCGAGACAGCTATGCGCTTCTATGACGTGCTAGACCTTTGTAAAGGACCTAGCGTTGGGACCAACTTCTCTCTGGCGATCCCATACAGCCTGCTAGCGCACTTTCGGGAGCAGGACTGGGCAGAATCCGAGGGTGGAATAGACAGACATATGGTCAGAATCAGTGTTGGGctagagagagaagaggatcTGATTGCGAGAATCCAGGATGCGTTGACGGCAGCTACAGCAGATTACTGA